Proteins found in one Etheostoma spectabile isolate EspeVRDwgs_2016 chromosome 14, UIUC_Espe_1.0, whole genome shotgun sequence genomic segment:
- the cspg5b gene encoding chondroitin sulfate proteoglycan 5b isoform X5, which translates to MERVDSRLGTWQVLLTISMVIVPLSAHGRHSLARHHHHHNQSSVNKEALNTRMMLSDDSAERDHLIGAGLMLGAKLPLSSTKRHHSHKHSHLDVVEEDQTVGEELTAGGGSPDQPGNPMSDDVITVEFHSPAPDIVSSDVALDWAKAPKAQKQKGGGPTAWTLSDFYDYLSPDDDLSTLDTTPEPEPTPSPPPDMEDENPLLTDSPSVPDVRPNTDSGPSLPASATPGPDKGEGLGLGGAMGTDGCRLGFVRSGPGVCVSQCDIEPNFCFNGGVCTVVAGMGAFCRCNVQDYIWNKGTRCDWAVTEFQVMCAVVGVASLVLIFLFMIIVFFAKKLHRLKNENRRLRKRRCVCVTGSKYCPQSSEPQTDGLSVSTTADGSQPNRPSTTSYTWEYKPRNPYNHIQDDPQKQEDPAKSPQAKEEGSMNILNSHSPKHENNRPASVVHDQGHAPNNTEENAEDGVTIGLEVLLPKDAKLHSETHSPLQYNVFLYKVANNGDSAFPNQAPPTHSANSYSPSSSHPMPKSAKTSKKSKVPKSPKHTKEDPPSGCEPLSGRHSSPGRHPSPSRNSAPGCYSSPTCHPSSHHSPSRYKCMPTSSSTPPELRKPRGRSQAPDSERSGTGREHQSGRLRPSPSSPHLTQPPPSPSRVKYSPVSTRSLPPLS; encoded by the exons GGAGGCATTCACTGGCCAGGCACCATCATCACCACAATCAATCATCTGTCAACAAGGAGGCCTTGAACACCAGAATGATGCTCAGTGACGACTCCGCAGAGAGGGACCACCTGATCGGAGCAGGGCTCATGCTCGGGGCTAAACTCCCGCTCAGCTCCACCAAACGCCACCATTCTCATAAACACAGCCATCTAGACGTCGTAGAGGAGGACCAAACTGTCGGGGAGGAGCTCACCGCCGGTGGGGGGAGTCCAGACCAGCCCGGAAACCCAATGTCAGATGATGTCATCACCGTGGAGTTTCACAGCCCTGCGCCGGATATTGTGTCCTCTGATGTGGCTCTGGATTGGGCCAAAGCCCCAAAAGCACAGAAGCAAAAAGGCGGAGGCCCTACTGCATGGACGCTTTCTGACTTTTATGACTACCTGTCACCTGATGACGACCTCTCGACATTAGATACGACTCCAGAACCAGAGCCCACCCCTTCACCCCCGCCTGACATGGAGGATGAGAATCCGCTCCTGACTGATTCTCCTTCTGTTCCTGATGTGCGGCCTAACACGGATAGTGGGCCCTCCCTACCAGCTTCTGCCACGCCAGGGCCGGACAAGGGTGAGGGCTTAGGCTTAGGTGGCGCCATGGGGACTGACGGCTGCAGGCTGGGCTTTGTGCGCTCTGGacctggggtgtgtgtgtctcagtgtgacATTGAACCCAATTTCTGCTTCAACGGAGGAGTGTGCACTGTGGTGGCAGGAATGGGAGCATTCTGCAG GTGCAATGTGCAGGACTACATCTGGAACAAAGGCACGCGCTGTGATTGGGCTGTCACAGAGTTCCAGGTTATGTGTGCGGTGGTTGGCGTGGCCTCCCTGGTGCTCATCTTCCTCTTCATGATCATCGTTTTCTTTGCCAAGAAGCTGCACCGCCTCAAGAATGAGAACAGGCGCCTTCGCAAAcgcaggtgtgtttgtgtgactggGAG CAAGTACTGCCCACAGAGCAGCGAGCCACAGACAGACGGCCTCTCCGTTTCCACAACAGCCGACGGCTCGCAGCCAAAC AGGCCGTCAACAACCAGCTATACCTGGGAATATAAACCCAGAAACCCTTACAATCACATCCAG GATGATCCTCAGAAGCAGGAGGACCCAGCAAAGTCCCCACAAGCCAAGGAAGAGGGATCAATGAACATCCTCAACTCTCATTCCCCCAAACACGAGAACAACCGGCCAGCCTCTGTTGTCCACGACCAGGGCCACGCCCCAAATAACACAGAGGAAAACGCTGAG GATGGAGTCACTATTGGCCTGGAAGTGCTCCTCCCAAAAGATGCCAAGCTCCACTCAGAGACCCACTCGCCCCTTCAGTACAACGTCTTCCTCTACAAGGTTGCCAACAACGGAGACTCCGCATTTCCCAACCAAGCCCCTCCCACTCACAGCGCTAACTCTTactccccctcctcttctcaCCCCATGCCTAAATCGGCCAAAACATCTAAGAAGTCCAAGGTGCCTAAGTCACCCAAACACACCAAGGAAGACCCACCTAGTGGCTGTGAACCCTTGTCTGGCAGGCACTCCTCACCTGGTCGCCACCCATCACCCAGTCGCAATTCTGCACCTGGTTGCTATTCTTCACCCACCTGTCATCCATCATCCCATCACTCTCCCTCCCGGTACAAATGCAtgcccacctcctcctccaccccgCCTGAGTTACGCAAGCCCAGAGGTCGGTCTCAAGCTCCCGACTCAGAGCGCTCAGGGACTGGTAGAGAGCACCAGAGTGGACGCCTTCGTCcatccccctcctcccctcaccTCACTCAGCCTCCTCCATCCCCATCCAGGGTTAAGTACAGCCCGGTCAGCACCCGATCCCTGCCACCACTCTCCTGA
- the cspg5b gene encoding chondroitin sulfate proteoglycan 5b isoform X1, whose product MERVDSRLGTWQVLLTISMVIVPLSAHGRHSLARHHHHHNQSSVNKEALNTRMMLSDDSAERDHLIGAGLMLGAKLPLSSTKRHHSHKHSHLDVVEEDQTVGEELTAGGGSPDQPGNPMSDDVITVEFHSPAPDIVSSDVALDWAKAPKAQKQKGGGPTAWTLSDFYDYLSPDDDLSTLDTTPEPEPTPSPPPDMEDENPLLTDSPSVPDVRPNTDSGPSLPASATPGPDKGEGLGLGGAMGTDGCRLGFVRSGPGVCVSQCDIEPNFCFNGGVCTVVAGMGAFCRCNVQDYIWNKGTRCDWAVTEFQVMCAVVGVASLVLIFLFMIIVFFAKKLHRLKNENRRLRKRRCVCVTGSKYCPQSSEPQTDGLSVSTTADGSQPNVRKLCDTPPHAPQAHTHNLAYYDNIICQRPSTTSYTWEYKPRNPYNHIQDDPQKQEDPAKSPQAKEEGSMNILNSHSPKHENNRPASVVHDQGHAPNNTEENAEDGVTIGLEVLLPKDAKLHSETHSPLQYNVFLYKVANNGDSAFPNQAPPTHSANSYSPSSSHPMPKSAKTSKKSKVPKSPKHTKEDPPSGCEPLSGRHSSPGRHPSPSRNSAPGCYSSPTCHPSSHHSPSRYKCMPTSSSTPPELRKPRGRSQAPDSERSGTGREHQSGRLRPSPSSPHLTQPPPSPSRVKYSPVSTRSLPPLS is encoded by the exons GGAGGCATTCACTGGCCAGGCACCATCATCACCACAATCAATCATCTGTCAACAAGGAGGCCTTGAACACCAGAATGATGCTCAGTGACGACTCCGCAGAGAGGGACCACCTGATCGGAGCAGGGCTCATGCTCGGGGCTAAACTCCCGCTCAGCTCCACCAAACGCCACCATTCTCATAAACACAGCCATCTAGACGTCGTAGAGGAGGACCAAACTGTCGGGGAGGAGCTCACCGCCGGTGGGGGGAGTCCAGACCAGCCCGGAAACCCAATGTCAGATGATGTCATCACCGTGGAGTTTCACAGCCCTGCGCCGGATATTGTGTCCTCTGATGTGGCTCTGGATTGGGCCAAAGCCCCAAAAGCACAGAAGCAAAAAGGCGGAGGCCCTACTGCATGGACGCTTTCTGACTTTTATGACTACCTGTCACCTGATGACGACCTCTCGACATTAGATACGACTCCAGAACCAGAGCCCACCCCTTCACCCCCGCCTGACATGGAGGATGAGAATCCGCTCCTGACTGATTCTCCTTCTGTTCCTGATGTGCGGCCTAACACGGATAGTGGGCCCTCCCTACCAGCTTCTGCCACGCCAGGGCCGGACAAGGGTGAGGGCTTAGGCTTAGGTGGCGCCATGGGGACTGACGGCTGCAGGCTGGGCTTTGTGCGCTCTGGacctggggtgtgtgtgtctcagtgtgacATTGAACCCAATTTCTGCTTCAACGGAGGAGTGTGCACTGTGGTGGCAGGAATGGGAGCATTCTGCAG GTGCAATGTGCAGGACTACATCTGGAACAAAGGCACGCGCTGTGATTGGGCTGTCACAGAGTTCCAGGTTATGTGTGCGGTGGTTGGCGTGGCCTCCCTGGTGCTCATCTTCCTCTTCATGATCATCGTTTTCTTTGCCAAGAAGCTGCACCGCCTCAAGAATGAGAACAGGCGCCTTCGCAAAcgcaggtgtgtttgtgtgactggGAG CAAGTACTGCCCACAGAGCAGCGAGCCACAGACAGACGGCCTCTCCGTTTCCACAACAGCCGACGGCTCGCAGCCAAACGTAAGGAAATTGTGTGACACCCCTCCGCACGCTCCCCAAGCTCACACTCACAACCTGGCGTACTATGACAACATTATCTGTCAG AGGCCGTCAACAACCAGCTATACCTGGGAATATAAACCCAGAAACCCTTACAATCACATCCAG GATGATCCTCAGAAGCAGGAGGACCCAGCAAAGTCCCCACAAGCCAAGGAAGAGGGATCAATGAACATCCTCAACTCTCATTCCCCCAAACACGAGAACAACCGGCCAGCCTCTGTTGTCCACGACCAGGGCCACGCCCCAAATAACACAGAGGAAAACGCTGAG GATGGAGTCACTATTGGCCTGGAAGTGCTCCTCCCAAAAGATGCCAAGCTCCACTCAGAGACCCACTCGCCCCTTCAGTACAACGTCTTCCTCTACAAGGTTGCCAACAACGGAGACTCCGCATTTCCCAACCAAGCCCCTCCCACTCACAGCGCTAACTCTTactccccctcctcttctcaCCCCATGCCTAAATCGGCCAAAACATCTAAGAAGTCCAAGGTGCCTAAGTCACCCAAACACACCAAGGAAGACCCACCTAGTGGCTGTGAACCCTTGTCTGGCAGGCACTCCTCACCTGGTCGCCACCCATCACCCAGTCGCAATTCTGCACCTGGTTGCTATTCTTCACCCACCTGTCATCCATCATCCCATCACTCTCCCTCCCGGTACAAATGCAtgcccacctcctcctccaccccgCCTGAGTTACGCAAGCCCAGAGGTCGGTCTCAAGCTCCCGACTCAGAGCGCTCAGGGACTGGTAGAGAGCACCAGAGTGGACGCCTTCGTCcatccccctcctcccctcaccTCACTCAGCCTCCTCCATCCCCATCCAGGGTTAAGTACAGCCCGGTCAGCACCCGATCCCTGCCACCACTCTCCTGA
- the cspg5b gene encoding chondroitin sulfate proteoglycan 5b isoform X3, producing the protein MERVDSRLGTWQVLLTISMVIVPLSAHGRHSLARHHHHHNQSSVNKEALNTRMMLSDDSAERDHLIGAGLMLGAKLPLSSTKRHHSHKHSHLDVVEEDQTVGEELTAGGGSPDQPGNPMSDDVITVEFHSPAPDIVSSDVALDWAKAPKAQKQKGGGPTAWTLSDFYDYLSPDDDLSTLDTTPEPEPTPSPPPDMEDENPLLTDSPSVPDVRPNTDSGPSLPASATPGPDKGEGLGLGGAMGTDGCRLGFVRSGPGVCVSQCDIEPNFCFNGGVCTVVAGMGAFCRCNVQDYIWNKGTRCDWAVTEFQVMCAVVGVASLVLIFLFMIIVFFAKKLHRLKNENRRLRKRRCVCVTGSKYCPQSSEPQTDGLSVSTTADGSQPNVRKLCDTPPHAPQAHTHNLAYYDNIICQDDPQKQEDPAKSPQAKEEGSMNILNSHSPKHENNRPASVVHDQGHAPNNTEENAEDGVTIGLEVLLPKDAKLHSETHSPLQYNVFLYKVANNGDSAFPNQAPPTHSANSYSPSSSHPMPKSAKTSKKSKVPKSPKHTKEDPPSGCEPLSGRHSSPGRHPSPSRNSAPGCYSSPTCHPSSHHSPSRYKCMPTSSSTPPELRKPRGRSQAPDSERSGTGREHQSGRLRPSPSSPHLTQPPPSPSRVKYSPVSTRSLPPLS; encoded by the exons GGAGGCATTCACTGGCCAGGCACCATCATCACCACAATCAATCATCTGTCAACAAGGAGGCCTTGAACACCAGAATGATGCTCAGTGACGACTCCGCAGAGAGGGACCACCTGATCGGAGCAGGGCTCATGCTCGGGGCTAAACTCCCGCTCAGCTCCACCAAACGCCACCATTCTCATAAACACAGCCATCTAGACGTCGTAGAGGAGGACCAAACTGTCGGGGAGGAGCTCACCGCCGGTGGGGGGAGTCCAGACCAGCCCGGAAACCCAATGTCAGATGATGTCATCACCGTGGAGTTTCACAGCCCTGCGCCGGATATTGTGTCCTCTGATGTGGCTCTGGATTGGGCCAAAGCCCCAAAAGCACAGAAGCAAAAAGGCGGAGGCCCTACTGCATGGACGCTTTCTGACTTTTATGACTACCTGTCACCTGATGACGACCTCTCGACATTAGATACGACTCCAGAACCAGAGCCCACCCCTTCACCCCCGCCTGACATGGAGGATGAGAATCCGCTCCTGACTGATTCTCCTTCTGTTCCTGATGTGCGGCCTAACACGGATAGTGGGCCCTCCCTACCAGCTTCTGCCACGCCAGGGCCGGACAAGGGTGAGGGCTTAGGCTTAGGTGGCGCCATGGGGACTGACGGCTGCAGGCTGGGCTTTGTGCGCTCTGGacctggggtgtgtgtgtctcagtgtgacATTGAACCCAATTTCTGCTTCAACGGAGGAGTGTGCACTGTGGTGGCAGGAATGGGAGCATTCTGCAG GTGCAATGTGCAGGACTACATCTGGAACAAAGGCACGCGCTGTGATTGGGCTGTCACAGAGTTCCAGGTTATGTGTGCGGTGGTTGGCGTGGCCTCCCTGGTGCTCATCTTCCTCTTCATGATCATCGTTTTCTTTGCCAAGAAGCTGCACCGCCTCAAGAATGAGAACAGGCGCCTTCGCAAAcgcaggtgtgtttgtgtgactggGAG CAAGTACTGCCCACAGAGCAGCGAGCCACAGACAGACGGCCTCTCCGTTTCCACAACAGCCGACGGCTCGCAGCCAAACGTAAGGAAATTGTGTGACACCCCTCCGCACGCTCCCCAAGCTCACACTCACAACCTGGCGTACTATGACAACATTATCTGTCAG GATGATCCTCAGAAGCAGGAGGACCCAGCAAAGTCCCCACAAGCCAAGGAAGAGGGATCAATGAACATCCTCAACTCTCATTCCCCCAAACACGAGAACAACCGGCCAGCCTCTGTTGTCCACGACCAGGGCCACGCCCCAAATAACACAGAGGAAAACGCTGAG GATGGAGTCACTATTGGCCTGGAAGTGCTCCTCCCAAAAGATGCCAAGCTCCACTCAGAGACCCACTCGCCCCTTCAGTACAACGTCTTCCTCTACAAGGTTGCCAACAACGGAGACTCCGCATTTCCCAACCAAGCCCCTCCCACTCACAGCGCTAACTCTTactccccctcctcttctcaCCCCATGCCTAAATCGGCCAAAACATCTAAGAAGTCCAAGGTGCCTAAGTCACCCAAACACACCAAGGAAGACCCACCTAGTGGCTGTGAACCCTTGTCTGGCAGGCACTCCTCACCTGGTCGCCACCCATCACCCAGTCGCAATTCTGCACCTGGTTGCTATTCTTCACCCACCTGTCATCCATCATCCCATCACTCTCCCTCCCGGTACAAATGCAtgcccacctcctcctccaccccgCCTGAGTTACGCAAGCCCAGAGGTCGGTCTCAAGCTCCCGACTCAGAGCGCTCAGGGACTGGTAGAGAGCACCAGAGTGGACGCCTTCGTCcatccccctcctcccctcaccTCACTCAGCCTCCTCCATCCCCATCCAGGGTTAAGTACAGCCCGGTCAGCACCCGATCCCTGCCACCACTCTCCTGA
- the cspg5b gene encoding chondroitin sulfate proteoglycan 5b isoform X7: protein MERVDSRLGTWQVLLTISMVIVPLSAHGRHSLARHHHHHNQSSVNKEALNTRMMLSDDSAERDHLIGAGLMLGAKLPLSSTKRHHSHKHSHLDVVEEDQTVGEELTAGGGSPDQPGNPMSDDVITVEFHSPAPDIVSSDVALDWAKAPKAQKQKGGGPTAWTLSDFYDYLSPDDDLSTLDTTPEPEPTPSPPPDMEDENPLLTDSPSVPDVRPNTDSGPSLPASATPGPDKGEGLGLGGAMGTDGCRLGFVRSGPGVCVSQCDIEPNFCFNGGVCTVVAGMGAFCRCNVQDYIWNKGTRCDWAVTEFQVMCAVVGVASLVLIFLFMIIVFFAKKLHRLKNENRRLRKRRCVCVTGSKYCPQSSEPQTDGLSVSTTADGSQPNDDPQKQEDPAKSPQAKEEGSMNILNSHSPKHENNRPASVVHDQGHAPNNTEENAEDGVTIGLEVLLPKDAKLHSETHSPLQYNVFLYKVANNGDSAFPNQAPPTHSANSYSPSSSHPMPKSAKTSKKSKVPKSPKHTKEDPPSGCEPLSGRHSSPGRHPSPSRNSAPGCYSSPTCHPSSHHSPSRYKCMPTSSSTPPELRKPRGRSQAPDSERSGTGREHQSGRLRPSPSSPHLTQPPPSPSRVKYSPVSTRSLPPLS, encoded by the exons GGAGGCATTCACTGGCCAGGCACCATCATCACCACAATCAATCATCTGTCAACAAGGAGGCCTTGAACACCAGAATGATGCTCAGTGACGACTCCGCAGAGAGGGACCACCTGATCGGAGCAGGGCTCATGCTCGGGGCTAAACTCCCGCTCAGCTCCACCAAACGCCACCATTCTCATAAACACAGCCATCTAGACGTCGTAGAGGAGGACCAAACTGTCGGGGAGGAGCTCACCGCCGGTGGGGGGAGTCCAGACCAGCCCGGAAACCCAATGTCAGATGATGTCATCACCGTGGAGTTTCACAGCCCTGCGCCGGATATTGTGTCCTCTGATGTGGCTCTGGATTGGGCCAAAGCCCCAAAAGCACAGAAGCAAAAAGGCGGAGGCCCTACTGCATGGACGCTTTCTGACTTTTATGACTACCTGTCACCTGATGACGACCTCTCGACATTAGATACGACTCCAGAACCAGAGCCCACCCCTTCACCCCCGCCTGACATGGAGGATGAGAATCCGCTCCTGACTGATTCTCCTTCTGTTCCTGATGTGCGGCCTAACACGGATAGTGGGCCCTCCCTACCAGCTTCTGCCACGCCAGGGCCGGACAAGGGTGAGGGCTTAGGCTTAGGTGGCGCCATGGGGACTGACGGCTGCAGGCTGGGCTTTGTGCGCTCTGGacctggggtgtgtgtgtctcagtgtgacATTGAACCCAATTTCTGCTTCAACGGAGGAGTGTGCACTGTGGTGGCAGGAATGGGAGCATTCTGCAG GTGCAATGTGCAGGACTACATCTGGAACAAAGGCACGCGCTGTGATTGGGCTGTCACAGAGTTCCAGGTTATGTGTGCGGTGGTTGGCGTGGCCTCCCTGGTGCTCATCTTCCTCTTCATGATCATCGTTTTCTTTGCCAAGAAGCTGCACCGCCTCAAGAATGAGAACAGGCGCCTTCGCAAAcgcaggtgtgtttgtgtgactggGAG CAAGTACTGCCCACAGAGCAGCGAGCCACAGACAGACGGCCTCTCCGTTTCCACAACAGCCGACGGCTCGCAGCCAAAC GATGATCCTCAGAAGCAGGAGGACCCAGCAAAGTCCCCACAAGCCAAGGAAGAGGGATCAATGAACATCCTCAACTCTCATTCCCCCAAACACGAGAACAACCGGCCAGCCTCTGTTGTCCACGACCAGGGCCACGCCCCAAATAACACAGAGGAAAACGCTGAG GATGGAGTCACTATTGGCCTGGAAGTGCTCCTCCCAAAAGATGCCAAGCTCCACTCAGAGACCCACTCGCCCCTTCAGTACAACGTCTTCCTCTACAAGGTTGCCAACAACGGAGACTCCGCATTTCCCAACCAAGCCCCTCCCACTCACAGCGCTAACTCTTactccccctcctcttctcaCCCCATGCCTAAATCGGCCAAAACATCTAAGAAGTCCAAGGTGCCTAAGTCACCCAAACACACCAAGGAAGACCCACCTAGTGGCTGTGAACCCTTGTCTGGCAGGCACTCCTCACCTGGTCGCCACCCATCACCCAGTCGCAATTCTGCACCTGGTTGCTATTCTTCACCCACCTGTCATCCATCATCCCATCACTCTCCCTCCCGGTACAAATGCAtgcccacctcctcctccaccccgCCTGAGTTACGCAAGCCCAGAGGTCGGTCTCAAGCTCCCGACTCAGAGCGCTCAGGGACTGGTAGAGAGCACCAGAGTGGACGCCTTCGTCcatccccctcctcccctcaccTCACTCAGCCTCCTCCATCCCCATCCAGGGTTAAGTACAGCCCGGTCAGCACCCGATCCCTGCCACCACTCTCCTGA
- the cspg5b gene encoding chondroitin sulfate proteoglycan 5b isoform X6, which yields MERVDSRLGTWQVLLTISMVIVPLSAHGRHSLARHHHHHNQSSVNKEALNTRMMLSDDSAERDHLIGAGLMLGAKLPLSSTKRHHSHKHSHLDVVEEDQTVGEELTAGGGSPDQPGNPMSDDVITVEFHSPAPDIVSSDVALDWAKAPKAQKQKGGGPTAWTLSDFYDYLSPDDDLSTLDTTPEPEPTPSPPPDMEDENPLLTDSPSVPDVRPNTDSGPSLPASATPGPDKGEGLGLGGAMGTDGCRLGFVRSGPGVCVSQCDIEPNFCFNGGVCTVVAGMGAFCRCNVQDYIWNKGTRCDWAVTEFQVMCAVVGVASLVLIFLFMIIVFFAKKLHRLKNENRRLRKRSKYCPQSSEPQTDGLSVSTTADGSQPNRPSTTSYTWEYKPRNPYNHIQDDPQKQEDPAKSPQAKEEGSMNILNSHSPKHENNRPASVVHDQGHAPNNTEENAEDGVTIGLEVLLPKDAKLHSETHSPLQYNVFLYKVANNGDSAFPNQAPPTHSANSYSPSSSHPMPKSAKTSKKSKVPKSPKHTKEDPPSGCEPLSGRHSSPGRHPSPSRNSAPGCYSSPTCHPSSHHSPSRYKCMPTSSSTPPELRKPRGRSQAPDSERSGTGREHQSGRLRPSPSSPHLTQPPPSPSRVKYSPVSTRSLPPLS from the exons GGAGGCATTCACTGGCCAGGCACCATCATCACCACAATCAATCATCTGTCAACAAGGAGGCCTTGAACACCAGAATGATGCTCAGTGACGACTCCGCAGAGAGGGACCACCTGATCGGAGCAGGGCTCATGCTCGGGGCTAAACTCCCGCTCAGCTCCACCAAACGCCACCATTCTCATAAACACAGCCATCTAGACGTCGTAGAGGAGGACCAAACTGTCGGGGAGGAGCTCACCGCCGGTGGGGGGAGTCCAGACCAGCCCGGAAACCCAATGTCAGATGATGTCATCACCGTGGAGTTTCACAGCCCTGCGCCGGATATTGTGTCCTCTGATGTGGCTCTGGATTGGGCCAAAGCCCCAAAAGCACAGAAGCAAAAAGGCGGAGGCCCTACTGCATGGACGCTTTCTGACTTTTATGACTACCTGTCACCTGATGACGACCTCTCGACATTAGATACGACTCCAGAACCAGAGCCCACCCCTTCACCCCCGCCTGACATGGAGGATGAGAATCCGCTCCTGACTGATTCTCCTTCTGTTCCTGATGTGCGGCCTAACACGGATAGTGGGCCCTCCCTACCAGCTTCTGCCACGCCAGGGCCGGACAAGGGTGAGGGCTTAGGCTTAGGTGGCGCCATGGGGACTGACGGCTGCAGGCTGGGCTTTGTGCGCTCTGGacctggggtgtgtgtgtctcagtgtgacATTGAACCCAATTTCTGCTTCAACGGAGGAGTGTGCACTGTGGTGGCAGGAATGGGAGCATTCTGCAG GTGCAATGTGCAGGACTACATCTGGAACAAAGGCACGCGCTGTGATTGGGCTGTCACAGAGTTCCAGGTTATGTGTGCGGTGGTTGGCGTGGCCTCCCTGGTGCTCATCTTCCTCTTCATGATCATCGTTTTCTTTGCCAAGAAGCTGCACCGCCTCAAGAATGAGAACAGGCGCCTTCGCAAAcgcag CAAGTACTGCCCACAGAGCAGCGAGCCACAGACAGACGGCCTCTCCGTTTCCACAACAGCCGACGGCTCGCAGCCAAAC AGGCCGTCAACAACCAGCTATACCTGGGAATATAAACCCAGAAACCCTTACAATCACATCCAG GATGATCCTCAGAAGCAGGAGGACCCAGCAAAGTCCCCACAAGCCAAGGAAGAGGGATCAATGAACATCCTCAACTCTCATTCCCCCAAACACGAGAACAACCGGCCAGCCTCTGTTGTCCACGACCAGGGCCACGCCCCAAATAACACAGAGGAAAACGCTGAG GATGGAGTCACTATTGGCCTGGAAGTGCTCCTCCCAAAAGATGCCAAGCTCCACTCAGAGACCCACTCGCCCCTTCAGTACAACGTCTTCCTCTACAAGGTTGCCAACAACGGAGACTCCGCATTTCCCAACCAAGCCCCTCCCACTCACAGCGCTAACTCTTactccccctcctcttctcaCCCCATGCCTAAATCGGCCAAAACATCTAAGAAGTCCAAGGTGCCTAAGTCACCCAAACACACCAAGGAAGACCCACCTAGTGGCTGTGAACCCTTGTCTGGCAGGCACTCCTCACCTGGTCGCCACCCATCACCCAGTCGCAATTCTGCACCTGGTTGCTATTCTTCACCCACCTGTCATCCATCATCCCATCACTCTCCCTCCCGGTACAAATGCAtgcccacctcctcctccaccccgCCTGAGTTACGCAAGCCCAGAGGTCGGTCTCAAGCTCCCGACTCAGAGCGCTCAGGGACTGGTAGAGAGCACCAGAGTGGACGCCTTCGTCcatccccctcctcccctcaccTCACTCAGCCTCCTCCATCCCCATCCAGGGTTAAGTACAGCCCGGTCAGCACCCGATCCCTGCCACCACTCTCCTGA